One window of Dyadobacter sandarakinus genomic DNA carries:
- a CDS encoding sugar phosphate isomerase/epimerase family protein, whose protein sequence is MAEQLPFRFGSEVYTWFMSNNGKTHEGRLGHMIEVIAKSGFTGIQPIFTWMGDLIDPGKLRAKLDEQGIELAALALALEWNGTEETEQERATADHAISVLQQFPGAVLNTVQYPTGRHDLAERQRRLVNIVNTVSRRAAEKGIPCSFHPNSPHVSIIRTEEDYKVVLESLDISATGWTPDVGHIINGGMDPLAKMKEYQPLINHVHFKDWDGAPEFTLMGKGRVDLPGVTQWLKDIGYKGWIICEDEGAEALDDPDFVTMHDGKWIRETLVPGLK, encoded by the coding sequence ATGGCTGAGCAGCTTCCATTTCGTTTCGGGTCAGAGGTGTACACCTGGTTTATGAGTAATAATGGCAAAACCCATGAAGGGCGCCTGGGACATATGATCGAGGTAATTGCCAAATCGGGCTTTACAGGCATTCAGCCGATATTTACCTGGATGGGCGACCTGATCGATCCCGGCAAGCTGAGGGCTAAGCTGGATGAGCAGGGCATAGAGCTCGCCGCACTCGCACTTGCACTCGAATGGAACGGAACGGAAGAAACCGAGCAGGAACGTGCCACAGCGGATCATGCAATCAGCGTTTTGCAGCAATTTCCCGGCGCTGTCCTGAATACGGTACAATATCCCACAGGTCGCCACGACCTGGCGGAGCGTCAGAGAAGGCTCGTCAATATTGTGAATACGGTGTCAAGAAGGGCAGCTGAAAAAGGTATTCCATGCAGTTTTCACCCTAATTCACCGCACGTGTCGATCATTCGCACGGAGGAGGACTATAAAGTAGTGCTTGAATCGCTGGACATCTCCGCTACCGGCTGGACACCCGATGTGGGGCACATCATCAATGGAGGTATGGACCCGCTCGCCAAAATGAAGGAGTACCAGCCGCTGATCAACCATGTTCATTTCAAGGACTGGGACGGTGCGCCGGAATTCACATTGATGGGGAAAGGCAGGGTAGACCTGCCGGGTGTCACGCAGTGGTTAAAAGATATAGGTTATAAAGGCTGGATTATCTGTGAAGATGAAGGGGCCGAAGCGCTTGATGACCCTGATTTTGTCACCATGCACGATGGTAAGTGGATCCGGGAAACGCTGGTGCCGGGATTGAAGTGA
- a CDS encoding ThuA domain-containing protein yields the protein MKHSVKLILAFGVLLLSWTSKADDHSRYRVVYKGDKGPGVGKNIVFIATDHEYRSEESLPALARIMAKRYGFTCTVVYALDDEGYILPGSSNLKGLDILKKADLLVMFMRFAHPEDQEMQHIDDYVKRGGPIVAFRTSTHAFEIKNDPKWEHYTWDYKGPKTAWKDGFGEYVLGETWVSHYGTNHKQSSKLVIEPAQANNPVMTGAKDIWVQSGGYTAEPKGTVIARGQVLNGMTSDSKPDPTKELLPVAWTREYRIEGGKPGRAFVTTHGAAEDLLNDGFRRMALNAMFWGMGMEKNIKADNDIAFVGPYKPTTFNFSGYKAHVKPSDLAGWDSVIMPGEVVKKKAE from the coding sequence ATGAAGCATTCAGTCAAGCTCATACTGGCGTTCGGCGTCCTGCTCCTGTCGTGGACGAGCAAAGCAGATGATCACAGCAGGTACCGCGTTGTTTACAAAGGCGATAAAGGTCCGGGTGTGGGCAAAAACATTGTTTTCATTGCTACCGACCATGAGTACCGGAGCGAAGAATCACTGCCTGCCCTGGCGCGGATCATGGCCAAACGTTACGGGTTTACCTGTACCGTGGTATATGCACTGGATGATGAAGGCTACATTTTGCCGGGAAGCTCCAATCTGAAAGGACTTGATATATTGAAAAAAGCAGACTTGCTGGTCATGTTTATGCGGTTTGCACATCCTGAAGATCAGGAAATGCAGCATATTGATGATTATGTAAAAAGAGGCGGTCCAATCGTGGCATTCCGTACTTCCACGCATGCATTTGAGATTAAAAATGATCCTAAGTGGGAGCACTATACCTGGGACTACAAAGGGCCGAAAACAGCCTGGAAAGACGGCTTTGGCGAATATGTGCTGGGTGAAACCTGGGTATCTCATTATGGTACGAACCACAAGCAATCCTCCAAGCTCGTGATTGAACCTGCTCAGGCAAATAACCCCGTCATGACCGGCGCCAAAGACATATGGGTGCAATCCGGAGGTTATACGGCAGAGCCCAAAGGTACGGTAATCGCCAGGGGACAGGTTCTGAACGGCATGACTTCCGACTCCAAACCCGACCCGACCAAAGAACTCCTGCCGGTAGCATGGACAAGGGAGTACCGGATAGAAGGCGGCAAACCCGGACGTGCATTTGTAACCACGCACGGTGCGGCCGAAGATCTGCTCAATGATGGTTTCAGAAGAATGGCGCTCAATGCCATGTTCTGGGGAATGGGTATGGAGAAAAATATTAAGGCAGACAACGACATTGCATTCGTGGGACCTTACAAGCCTACGACCTTCAATTTCAGCGGATACAAGGCACATGTAAAACCTTCGGATCTCGCAGGTTGGGATTCGGTGATCATGCCGGGCGAAGTCGTCAAAAAGAAAGCAGAGTAA
- a CDS encoding sugar phosphate isomerase/epimerase family protein produces the protein MNKIGFNVLAWTAAVSDEVFPIVERLKTIGYDGVEFYLGTPEAEPYQRMGSFTRDLGLETTAVVTLGKDENPVSESVQVREKALEKIKWAVDRAHQLNAKIICGPFHSAHTIFVNRPAEDWEYALAGEVLNAAGDYAAQAGITFALEALNRFECYLCNTAVQLHKLVKAADHPHVQAMFDTHHANIEEKKYSTAIQTLAPVLAHVHISENDRGTPGDGQVLWNDAFSSLAAAGYGGWLTIEAFSRNDPAFANAIGVWREFSDPWDIAEKGYTFIRDMSLKHGL, from the coding sequence ATGAACAAAATCGGATTCAACGTATTGGCATGGACGGCAGCAGTGTCGGACGAGGTTTTTCCCATTGTCGAAAGGCTGAAAACCATTGGGTATGATGGCGTCGAATTTTACCTGGGTACCCCGGAAGCTGAGCCTTACCAGCGCATGGGCAGCTTTACCCGGGATCTGGGGCTCGAAACAACTGCCGTAGTTACGCTGGGAAAAGATGAAAACCCCGTCAGTGAGTCGGTGCAGGTGCGGGAAAAAGCTTTGGAAAAAATCAAATGGGCCGTGGACCGCGCGCACCAGCTGAATGCAAAGATCATTTGCGGACCTTTTCATTCGGCCCATACCATTTTTGTAAACCGGCCTGCTGAGGACTGGGAGTATGCATTGGCCGGAGAAGTACTGAACGCTGCAGGTGACTATGCCGCCCAGGCAGGCATTACCTTCGCGCTCGAAGCCCTGAACCGCTTTGAATGTTACCTCTGCAACACAGCCGTGCAGCTGCACAAGCTGGTGAAAGCCGCAGACCATCCCCATGTTCAGGCCATGTTTGATACACACCACGCCAACATTGAGGAAAAAAAATACAGCACTGCCATCCAGACCCTCGCTCCGGTACTTGCCCATGTACACATCAGCGAGAACGACCGCGGCACACCCGGCGACGGGCAGGTGTTGTGGAACGATGCATTTTCGTCCCTGGCAGCAGCAGGATACGGAGGCTGGCTAACCATCGAGGCATTTTCGCGCAATGACCCTGCATTTGCCAATGCAATCGGTGTGTGGCGGGAGTTTTCCGATCCTTGGGACATAGCCGAAAAAGGATACACTTTTATCCGTGATATGAGCCTGAAACACGGCCTGTGA
- a CDS encoding 3-keto-disaccharide hydrolase: MLLALSLTFATPSHVNAQKSEKGFVSIFDGKTLKGWDGDPKYWKVENGSLVGQITPETLLKTNSFIIWQGGEPGDFELRGSFKIAKDGNSGINYRSEQLTDVPYALKGYQADIDGKNNYTGQNYEERKRTTLAYRGQKTVIKEYTGDKTPDAIRANVKNNAWTGFEVTGSLGSSDSLKTLIKSEDWNTFRLVVRGNHLQHYINDVLMSDVTDNDTYNGAKKGKLGVQVHVGPPMKVEYKDLRIKQ; the protein is encoded by the coding sequence ATGCTGCTGGCCCTAAGCCTGACTTTCGCTACACCATCGCACGTCAATGCCCAGAAGAGTGAAAAAGGATTTGTAAGTATTTTCGACGGTAAGACGCTCAAAGGCTGGGATGGGGATCCCAAGTACTGGAAAGTCGAAAATGGCAGTCTGGTAGGGCAGATCACCCCCGAAACCCTTCTTAAAACCAATAGTTTCATTATCTGGCAGGGTGGTGAGCCCGGTGATTTCGAGCTCAGGGGATCTTTCAAAATTGCCAAAGACGGCAACTCCGGCATTAACTACCGCAGCGAGCAGCTGACCGATGTTCCCTATGCCCTGAAAGGCTACCAGGCAGACATTGACGGTAAAAACAACTATACCGGCCAGAACTATGAGGAAAGGAAACGGACAACCCTTGCTTACCGCGGGCAGAAAACGGTAATCAAAGAATATACAGGTGACAAAACGCCTGACGCAATCCGCGCCAATGTGAAGAACAATGCCTGGACAGGCTTTGAGGTAACCGGCTCGCTCGGTAGTTCCGATTCGCTGAAAACACTCATCAAAAGTGAAGACTGGAATACCTTCCGCCTCGTAGTGCGCGGCAATCACCTGCAGCATTATATCAATGATGTGCTCATGAGCGATGTTACCGATAATGATACCTACAATGGTGCGAAAAAAGGCAAGCTGGGCGTGCAGGTACATGTGGGTCCGCCTATGAAGGTAGAGTACAAGGATTTGAGAATCAAACAGTAA